Proteins encoded in a region of the Isosphaeraceae bacterium EP7 genome:
- a CDS encoding S1/P1 nuclease, protein MTASRNAPRTLILLCLAVSMLASSATEAVAWGPVGHRASAMIAEFRLSKEARAAIRDLLEPGESLADASTWADEIRGERRETGSWHYVNVPITDKAYSPRHCSRGACVVSKIEHYRDVLGNKSATKLQRREALRFLVHFIQDIHQPLHVGDRHDKGGNDLQLDYNRRQANMHQIWDSGLIRGVDEVTLARALVGKLNPEDTEKWAAEESVEVWANESLEAARDAYINPENGAPLREGDRLGPAYTERQRPMAHRRISQAGVRTAAVLNEIFGGEAPQIAPAREAGAAATAR, encoded by the coding sequence CCGAGGCCGTCGCCTGGGGGCCGGTCGGTCATCGTGCGAGCGCCATGATCGCCGAGTTCCGGCTTTCGAAAGAAGCGAGGGCGGCCATCCGCGACCTGCTCGAGCCCGGCGAATCGTTGGCCGACGCCTCGACCTGGGCCGACGAGATCCGCGGCGAGCGCCGCGAGACCGGCAGCTGGCACTACGTGAATGTTCCCATCACCGACAAGGCCTACTCCCCCCGCCACTGCTCGCGCGGGGCGTGCGTTGTCTCCAAGATCGAGCATTACCGCGATGTGCTGGGGAACAAGTCGGCCACGAAGCTCCAGCGCCGCGAAGCCCTTCGCTTCCTCGTCCATTTCATCCAGGACATCCACCAGCCCCTGCACGTCGGCGACCGCCACGACAAGGGGGGCAATGACTTGCAGCTCGATTACAACCGCCGCCAGGCCAACATGCACCAGATCTGGGATTCGGGCCTCATCCGCGGTGTGGACGAGGTGACCCTCGCGCGCGCGCTGGTCGGCAAGCTCAACCCCGAGGACACCGAGAAGTGGGCCGCCGAGGAATCGGTCGAAGTCTGGGCGAATGAAAGCCTGGAGGCCGCCCGTGACGCCTACATCAATCCCGAGAACGGTGCCCCGCTCCGCGAAGGCGATAGGCTCGGCCCGGCTTACACCGAACGGCAGCGTCCGATGGCCCATCGGCGAATCAGCCAGGCCGGGGTCCGCACCGCCGCGGTCCTCAATGAGATCTTCGGCGGCGAGGCCCCCCAGATCGCGCCGGCCCGCGAGGCGGGCGCGGCGGCGACCGCACGCTAG
- a CDS encoding DUF1080 domain-containing protein, producing MRLMTFKRGALALVALAAGVAADDAFTTIFDGKSPSGWIVAEGKPLPSANVQQDGLNPHKSGGYITVHEKPHGDFVLSFDYKLTPGCNSGVFLRVGDLKDPVNTGIEVAIDDTKGTGVHDTGAFYDLVPPRINAQKPVGQWNHMSISAKGPRIDVELNEDVVTTIDLDKWTAAGERPDGSKHKFSKVVVKDLPRKGYLGFQDHGSDCWYKNVKIKELD from the coding sequence ATGCGACTGATGACCTTCAAGCGTGGTGCCCTCGCCCTCGTCGCCCTGGCGGCGGGGGTCGCCGCCGACGACGCGTTCACGACGATCTTCGACGGTAAGTCACCGTCGGGCTGGATCGTCGCCGAGGGGAAGCCGCTCCCCTCCGCTAATGTCCAGCAGGACGGGCTGAACCCGCACAAGTCGGGCGGCTACATCACCGTCCATGAGAAGCCGCACGGAGACTTCGTGCTCAGCTTCGACTACAAGCTAACCCCCGGCTGCAACTCGGGCGTCTTCCTCCGCGTCGGCGACCTGAAGGACCCGGTCAACACCGGCATCGAGGTGGCGATCGACGACACCAAGGGCACCGGCGTGCACGACACCGGGGCCTTCTATGACCTGGTCCCGCCGAGGATCAATGCCCAGAAGCCGGTGGGCCAGTGGAACCACATGTCGATCTCGGCCAAGGGGCCGCGCATCGACGTCGAGCTGAATGAGGACGTGGTCACGACGATCGACCTGGACAAGTGGACGGCCGCCGGGGAACGCCCCGACGGCTCGAAGCACAAGTTCTCGAAGGTCGTCGTGAAGGACCTCCCCCGCAAGGGCTATCTCGGATTCCAGGACCACGGCTCGGACTGCTGGTACAAGAATGTGAAGATCAAGGAACTTGACTGA
- a CDS encoding sodium/proton-translocating pyrophosphatase: MRRRLVIPALIALIGLAAASAARLDAAVMKQGGPAPAAVAPANEVSFEPFGFMHDPRYDSFERAALWTVLGIAVLGLAYAGLLVGEVLGADQGTPKMREVADAIRKGANAYLGRQFKAIITLVLLISALLYFLTAGGESAASIAIGRSVAFFAGAAFSWTVGYVGMSLAVRGNLRVAAAARTSYGGALRLGYRTGTVTGMLTDGLGLLGGTLIFMIYGEHAYEVLLGFGFGGTLLALFMRVGGGIYTKAADVGADLVGKIEANIPEDDPRNAATIADNVGDNVGDCAGMAADIFESYEVTIVAAMILGYASFGHKGVIFPLLVRAIGVIGSIISTYSVKAGPDSSSDEALGAVHKGFLLGSYISVAGFFLLGLSYLHFDDDAVREHPQMLEGYATTAEFQAARKAFDAAHPITPENAEATALAFRTFVKDYHEQILADRRLPSWASFGVSTLDMRPALTCLVGIILAVALNKGTSYYTHTSHEPVKGLAKACQTGHATNIIQGFALGYESTVVAVLIIASALMMSVLIYAGSGPIFVAYGVAMCGIGMLTLSGNTISMDVFGPVADNSNGIGEMGYDREEMGEENYKRARQILADLDAVGNTTKAETKGIAIGSAVIAAVSLFASFIAVIAVGSESKIGLMTAAQYAAEAGRLSVADPTVFVGMLLGGAVPFLFSSMLIRAVGRAAFLIVKECRAQFRDPEIWAGTKTPDYGRVVNICTQAAQGELIGPGLMAIFAPILVGIYLGPYALGGFLAGMIVVGQLLAVFMANAGGAWDNAKKTIEDGLYGGKGSEAHKASITGDTVGDPLKDTAGPALNPLIKVMNMVALLAIGPILALSGGPSAWMLQVFGLIGVAAIIWAVWRSKTESKEFREMELELAASAEETKLQTTAH, translated from the coding sequence ATGCGACGTCGATTGGTCATCCCCGCCCTGATCGCCCTGATCGGCCTGGCCGCGGCCTCCGCCGCCCGCCTGGACGCCGCCGTGATGAAACAAGGGGGTCCGGCGCCTGCCGCCGTCGCACCCGCCAATGAGGTCTCCTTCGAACCGTTCGGGTTCATGCACGACCCCCGGTACGACTCGTTCGAGCGCGCCGCCCTCTGGACGGTCTTGGGCATCGCCGTCTTGGGCCTGGCCTATGCTGGCCTTCTCGTCGGCGAGGTCCTGGGCGCCGACCAGGGCACTCCGAAAATGCGCGAGGTAGCCGACGCGATCCGCAAGGGGGCCAACGCCTACCTCGGCCGGCAGTTCAAGGCGATCATCACCCTGGTCCTCCTGATCTCTGCCCTCCTCTACTTCCTGACCGCCGGCGGGGAGAGCGCCGCCTCGATCGCCATCGGCAGGTCCGTCGCCTTCTTCGCCGGTGCTGCCTTCTCGTGGACCGTCGGCTATGTGGGGATGAGCCTGGCCGTGCGGGGGAATCTCCGCGTGGCGGCGGCCGCCCGCACCAGCTACGGCGGGGCCCTCCGACTCGGGTATCGCACGGGTACCGTGACCGGGATGCTCACCGACGGCCTGGGGCTGCTCGGAGGCACCTTGATCTTCATGATCTACGGGGAACACGCCTATGAGGTGCTGCTCGGCTTCGGCTTCGGCGGCACCCTGCTCGCCCTGTTCATGCGAGTCGGCGGCGGGATCTACACGAAGGCGGCCGACGTGGGGGCCGACCTCGTCGGCAAGATCGAGGCCAACATCCCCGAGGACGACCCGCGAAACGCCGCGACGATCGCCGACAATGTGGGCGACAACGTGGGCGATTGCGCCGGCATGGCGGCCGACATCTTCGAGAGCTACGAGGTGACCATCGTCGCCGCGATGATCCTGGGCTACGCCAGCTTCGGCCACAAAGGGGTCATCTTCCCCCTTTTGGTGCGGGCCATCGGCGTGATCGGCTCGATCATCAGCACCTACAGCGTGAAGGCCGGGCCGGATAGTTCAAGTGACGAGGCTCTGGGGGCGGTCCACAAGGGATTCCTGCTCGGCTCCTACATCAGCGTCGCGGGATTCTTCCTGCTGGGGCTGAGCTACCTCCACTTCGACGATGACGCGGTGCGTGAGCACCCGCAGATGCTCGAAGGCTACGCGACGACCGCCGAGTTCCAGGCGGCACGCAAGGCCTTCGACGCGGCGCATCCCATCACCCCTGAGAACGCCGAGGCGACGGCCCTCGCCTTCCGCACGTTCGTGAAGGACTACCACGAGCAGATCCTGGCCGATCGACGCCTGCCGTCCTGGGCTAGCTTCGGCGTGTCCACGCTGGACATGAGGCCGGCATTGACGTGCCTGGTGGGCATCATCCTGGCGGTGGCCCTGAACAAGGGGACGAGCTACTACACCCACACGAGCCACGAGCCCGTGAAGGGGCTTGCGAAGGCCTGCCAGACGGGGCACGCGACCAACATCATCCAGGGGTTCGCCCTCGGGTACGAGTCGACCGTGGTGGCCGTCCTGATCATCGCGTCGGCCCTGATGATGTCGGTCCTGATCTACGCGGGATCGGGCCCGATCTTCGTGGCTTACGGTGTGGCGATGTGCGGGATCGGCATGCTGACGCTCTCGGGCAACACGATCAGCATGGACGTCTTCGGGCCGGTGGCCGACAACAGCAACGGGATCGGCGAGATGGGCTACGACCGCGAGGAGATGGGCGAGGAGAACTACAAGCGGGCCAGGCAGATCCTGGCCGACCTGGACGCGGTGGGCAACACGACCAAGGCCGAGACGAAAGGGATCGCCATCGGCAGTGCCGTGATCGCGGCGGTGAGCTTGTTCGCCAGCTTCATCGCGGTGATCGCCGTGGGGAGCGAGTCGAAAATCGGCCTGATGACCGCGGCGCAATATGCCGCGGAGGCCGGCCGGCTGTCGGTGGCCGACCCGACGGTCTTCGTCGGCATGCTGCTCGGGGGCGCCGTGCCGTTTCTGTTCAGCTCCATGCTGATCCGCGCCGTGGGCCGCGCGGCGTTCCTGATCGTCAAGGAATGCCGCGCCCAGTTCCGCGACCCCGAGATCTGGGCGGGGACGAAGACGCCCGACTACGGCCGGGTGGTCAACATCTGCACCCAGGCCGCGCAGGGCGAATTGATCGGCCCCGGATTGATGGCGATTTTCGCCCCAATCCTGGTGGGCATCTACCTCGGGCCCTATGCGTTGGGCGGATTTCTGGCCGGGATGATCGTGGTCGGCCAGCTCCTCGCGGTGTTCATGGCCAATGCTGGCGGGGCCTGGGACAACGCCAAGAAGACGATCGAGGACGGCCTTTACGGAGGCAAGGGCTCGGAAGCCCACAAGGCCAGCATCACCGGCGACACGGTGGGCGACCCTCTGAAAGACACCGCCGGCCCGGCGCTGAACCCGCTCATCAAAGTGATGAACATGGTGGCCCTGCTGGCCATCGGGCCCATCCTCGCGCTGTCGGGCGGGCCCTCAGCCTGGATGCTTCAGGTGTTCGGGCTGATCGGGGTCGCGGCGATCATCTGGGCCGTCTGGCGGTCGAAGACCGAGAGCAAGGAATTCCGCGAGATGGAGCTCGAACTCGCCGCCTCCGCCGAGGAAACGAAGTTGCAGACGACCGCACACTGA
- a CDS encoding VWA domain-containing protein: MPAQRLKLGESPMTDLRSLSSSFVVHSLLMLLASWAAFQVIRPGQEQPAPEIQGELGPVDNRAGGSLGGGNPGELGALGIEETVAVVPEGGDSVDPADALLAEAMPAPMTASAPSPRALPGPATSGLGTLPGPGTGGGGGSGGGSGGGIGRGTGPGTTFFNVAERAGSFAYVIDCSGSMQSRGALDLAKRELMASLSQLPPDARFGVVFYNLRATVFTDSQGRASLMTATAANKERVRSLLSSVSPDGGTDHMLALRTGFDLRPEVIFFLSDGDLMTTRDAAELRAEAGKIRIQAVEFGLGEDLRHQGPLQDLAKSTGGVYRYVDVRKFPRPTR; this comes from the coding sequence ATGCCGGCGCAACGCTTGAAGCTGGGTGAGTCACCGATGACCGACCTTCGGTCGCTGTCGAGTTCGTTCGTCGTGCACTCGCTGCTCATGCTCCTGGCCTCGTGGGCGGCCTTCCAGGTGATCCGCCCGGGCCAGGAACAGCCTGCCCCCGAGATTCAGGGAGAGCTCGGCCCGGTGGACAACCGGGCCGGTGGGTCCCTGGGCGGCGGCAATCCCGGCGAGCTCGGGGCCCTCGGGATCGAGGAGACCGTGGCGGTGGTGCCCGAAGGGGGAGATTCCGTCGACCCCGCCGATGCCTTGCTTGCCGAGGCGATGCCCGCGCCGATGACCGCGTCTGCCCCCTCGCCGAGGGCCTTGCCCGGCCCGGCGACGAGCGGGCTGGGGACACTTCCGGGCCCCGGGACCGGGGGCGGAGGGGGGAGCGGCGGAGGATCGGGTGGGGGGATCGGCCGGGGGACTGGGCCGGGGACGACGTTCTTCAACGTCGCGGAACGCGCCGGCTCGTTCGCTTATGTCATCGATTGTTCGGGCAGCATGCAATCTCGCGGCGCCCTGGACCTCGCCAAGCGCGAGCTGATGGCCAGCCTGTCTCAATTGCCGCCGGACGCGCGGTTCGGCGTGGTCTTCTATAACCTGAGGGCCACGGTCTTCACCGACTCCCAGGGCCGCGCCTCATTGATGACGGCGACGGCGGCGAACAAGGAGCGGGTGCGTTCCCTGCTTTCCAGCGTCTCGCCCGACGGCGGCACCGACCACATGCTGGCCCTGCGCACGGGGTTCGACCTGAGGCCCGAGGTGATCTTTTTTTTGAGCGACGGCGACCTGATGACCACCCGCGACGCGGCCGAGCTGCGGGCCGAGGCGGGCAAGATCAGGATCCAGGCCGTGGAGTTCGGACTGGGCGAGGACCTGCGGCATCAGGGGCCGTTGCAGGACCTGGCGAAGTCGACCGGGGGCGTCTACCGCTACGTCGACGTCCGCAAATTCCCGCGTCCGACTCGCTGA
- a CDS encoding polysaccharide biosynthesis/export family protein, translating to MEGLKVTHRRIGWFLALAAVVSTTATGCQTVKTPEQQIAKTNLPREFQKVSMPDYVIEPPDLLVIEVLQALQGRPITGETLVRPDGKVSLGYYGTVYVAGLTLREAKEKIVLHLRKYLSDEYLGLVQEDEETGEPKEIDPADSDTVIVDVSAYNSKFYYVQGDVGTPGRLPITGNETVLDAIVFAGGLIPTAAPRNIRLVRPAPPGACCEQVLPVNLHAITSTGDSTTNYQLMPGDRVVVYRDPIVRGTIFLDRLAAPFSTVINNIFTYSFAARGVQALSAPVSTGAATTPTLPTVTPGAR from the coding sequence ATGGAAGGCTTGAAGGTGACACACCGACGGATCGGCTGGTTCCTGGCCCTGGCCGCCGTCGTTTCGACGACCGCGACGGGCTGCCAGACGGTCAAGACGCCGGAGCAGCAGATCGCCAAGACGAATCTGCCTCGGGAATTCCAGAAGGTCTCGATGCCGGACTACGTCATCGAGCCGCCCGACCTCCTCGTCATCGAGGTCTTGCAGGCGTTGCAGGGCAGGCCGATCACCGGGGAGACCCTGGTCCGGCCCGACGGCAAGGTCTCGCTCGGCTATTACGGCACGGTGTACGTGGCCGGCCTGACGCTGCGTGAGGCCAAGGAGAAGATCGTCCTCCACCTGCGCAAGTACCTCAGCGACGAGTACCTGGGCCTGGTGCAGGAGGATGAGGAGACCGGCGAGCCGAAGGAAATCGACCCGGCCGACTCGGACACCGTCATCGTGGACGTCTCGGCGTATAACAGCAAATTCTACTATGTGCAGGGGGACGTCGGCACGCCCGGTCGCCTGCCGATCACCGGCAACGAGACGGTCCTCGACGCCATCGTCTTCGCCGGTGGCCTGATCCCGACGGCCGCCCCGCGGAACATCCGCCTGGTTCGGCCGGCCCCGCCCGGTGCCTGCTGCGAGCAGGTCCTGCCGGTGAACCTGCACGCGATCACCAGCACGGGCGACTCGACGACGAACTATCAGCTCATGCCCGGCGACCGCGTCGTGGTCTATCGCGACCCGATCGTCCGCGGCACGATCTTCCTCGACCGCCTCGCGGCACCATTCTCGACGGTCATCAACAACATCTTCACCTACTCGTTCGCGGCCCGAGGAGTCCAGGCCCTCAGTGCCCCGGTCAGCACGGGTGCGGCGACGACGCCGACGCTTCCGACGGTGACCCCCGGGGCCCGCTGA
- a CDS encoding DUF697 domain-containing protein has product MRSQPFRLALALMTLAFLSATWLVVSLIDMHDRLARFSAPVAVGFVVFATMIFAVSSLAAARLLWRLGRSPDRDADAVAPADVIRAAEIQAEKAEGVITQVGDEAARARLSTELAEIRSDHRRKTFHVVVFGTGSAGKTSLINAIVGRDVGLTEATIGTTRSAHQQTYVLDGVDEQLILTDTPGLSEIGVGGSAREAEARDLAARADLLLFVLEHDLIRSEYEPLAALARQGKRSIVVLNKVDRLSDADRETILAKLRERLDRLIPAADIVPVAASPRPTAVRVVDPDGSSHVIMEVEQPDLSKLRERIAAVLDAEGGELRAGNLLLRAHLLSRAAQDQLSAERDRKAKAIIDRFQWLTAATVFTNPIPALDLMATGAVQFQMISEIAGAYGVPLTPSHAKTIGGQMVQLLLKLGMIEAASSLIAGLFKSSIVGYAAGGAVQGVTMAYLTHISGLTFTEYFRKGQNWGDGGMQAALARQFDLHSRGEFLQEFGRQALERVKSYYARQPAEAR; this is encoded by the coding sequence ATGCGATCGCAACCCTTCAGGCTCGCCTTGGCCCTGATGACCCTGGCCTTCCTCTCGGCCACCTGGCTCGTCGTGTCGCTCATCGACATGCACGACCGCCTGGCCCGGTTCAGCGCCCCGGTCGCCGTCGGCTTCGTCGTCTTCGCGACGATGATCTTCGCCGTCTCGAGCCTGGCCGCCGCGAGGTTGCTCTGGAGGTTAGGCCGCTCGCCCGACCGCGATGCAGACGCCGTCGCGCCCGCTGACGTGATCCGCGCCGCCGAGATCCAGGCGGAGAAAGCCGAAGGGGTCATCACCCAGGTTGGCGACGAGGCCGCACGAGCCCGGTTGTCGACTGAACTGGCCGAGATTCGCTCGGACCACCGACGTAAGACCTTCCACGTCGTCGTCTTCGGCACGGGCTCCGCGGGCAAGACGTCGCTGATCAACGCCATTGTGGGCCGGGACGTGGGACTCACCGAGGCGACGATCGGCACGACCCGGTCGGCCCATCAGCAGACCTACGTGCTGGACGGCGTCGACGAGCAGCTCATCCTGACCGACACGCCGGGTCTCTCCGAGATCGGCGTGGGCGGTTCCGCCCGCGAGGCCGAGGCCCGCGATCTCGCCGCCAGGGCCGACCTCCTCCTGTTCGTCCTGGAACACGACCTGATCCGCTCCGAGTACGAGCCTCTCGCGGCGCTCGCCCGGCAGGGGAAGCGGTCGATCGTCGTGCTCAACAAGGTCGACCGCCTGAGCGATGCCGATCGCGAGACCATCCTGGCGAAGCTCCGCGAGCGGCTCGATCGCCTGATCCCGGCCGCCGACATCGTCCCCGTCGCCGCCTCGCCTCGGCCGACGGCCGTCCGGGTCGTCGATCCCGACGGCTCGAGCCACGTCATCATGGAGGTCGAGCAGCCCGACCTCAGCAAGCTCCGCGAACGGATCGCGGCGGTCCTCGACGCCGAGGGGGGCGAACTGCGAGCCGGCAACCTGCTGCTGCGTGCCCACCTTCTGAGCCGTGCGGCGCAGGATCAACTCTCGGCCGAGCGCGATCGCAAGGCGAAGGCGATCATCGACCGGTTCCAGTGGCTCACCGCCGCGACCGTCTTCACCAACCCCATCCCGGCGCTCGACCTGATGGCCACCGGGGCGGTCCAGTTCCAGATGATCAGCGAGATCGCCGGAGCCTACGGCGTGCCGCTGACCCCCTCGCACGCCAAGACGATCGGCGGGCAGATGGTGCAGCTCCTGCTGAAGCTTGGGATGATCGAGGCCGCCAGCTCGCTAATCGCCGGCCTCTTCAAGTCGTCGATCGTCGGCTATGCCGCCGGTGGCGCCGTGCAGGGGGTGACGATGGCCTACCTCACGCACATCTCGGGACTGACGTTCACCGAGTATTTCCGCAAGGGCCAGAACTGGGGCGACGGCGGCATGCAGGCGGCCCTCGCCCGGCAATTCGACCTCCACTCTCGGGGCGAGTTCCTCCAGGAGTTCGGCCGCCAGGCCCTGGAGCGGGTCAAGTCTTATTATGCACGCCAGCCCGCCGAGGCCCGCTGA
- a CDS encoding NAD(P)H-dependent glycerol-3-phosphate dehydrogenase: MKRIAILGAGGMGTALAILFARRARGVTLWVRDPDRATEMAATRTNDRHLPGVRLPDSVIPLANPCDATAGADLIVAAIPSAYLRATLAPMAERFPPGVPVLSVVKGLENETFARPSQIIREILGPRSVSVLSGPSHAEELSRGLPASLVVAGEDDALNRAVRDALNSETFRVYTNPDPLGVELAGALKNILGVAAGICDGLEFGDNAKASLLTRGLVEISRFAVCLGARPDTFNGLAGIGDVVTTCYSPFGRNRRVGARIGRGESLDAILAGMVDVAEGVSSTRSVHGLALARGIEMPITAELYQVLFHGKAPRAAVTDLMLRQPKDEWQP, encoded by the coding sequence ATGAAACGCATCGCGATCCTGGGGGCAGGCGGCATGGGAACCGCCCTGGCGATCCTCTTCGCCAGGAGGGCCCGAGGCGTGACCCTCTGGGTCCGAGACCCCGACCGCGCCACCGAGATGGCCGCCACCCGGACCAATGACCGCCACCTCCCGGGCGTCAGGCTGCCCGACAGCGTGATTCCCCTGGCCAATCCGTGCGACGCCACCGCGGGAGCCGACCTGATCGTCGCGGCGATTCCCTCGGCCTACCTGCGGGCCACGCTCGCCCCGATGGCCGAGCGCTTCCCGCCGGGCGTCCCGGTGCTCAGCGTGGTGAAAGGCCTTGAAAACGAGACCTTCGCGCGGCCCAGCCAGATCATCCGCGAGATCCTCGGCCCTCGCTCCGTCTCTGTGCTCAGCGGGCCCAGCCACGCCGAGGAGCTGTCGCGCGGCCTGCCCGCCTCGCTGGTCGTCGCGGGCGAAGACGACGCGCTGAATCGGGCCGTGCGGGACGCACTGAACAGCGAGACATTCCGCGTCTACACCAACCCCGACCCCCTGGGCGTCGAGCTGGCCGGGGCCCTGAAAAACATCCTCGGCGTGGCCGCGGGCATATGCGACGGCCTGGAGTTCGGCGATAATGCCAAGGCCTCGCTGCTCACGCGCGGGCTGGTCGAGATCTCCAGATTCGCCGTCTGCCTCGGTGCCAGGCCGGACACCTTCAACGGCCTCGCCGGCATCGGCGACGTGGTGACCACCTGCTACAGCCCGTTCGGCCGCAACCGCAGGGTTGGCGCACGGATCGGACGGGGCGAGTCGCTCGACGCGATCCTCGCCGGCATGGTCGACGTCGCCGAGGGGGTCTCCTCCACCCGCAGCGTGCACGGACTGGCCCTCGCCCGCGGCATCGAGATGCCCATCACGGCCGAACTCTACCAGGTCCTCTTCCACGGCAAGGCACCCCGCGCCGCCGTCACCGACCTGATGCTCCGCCAGCCCAAGGACGAATGGCAGCCATGA
- a CDS encoding DUF1802 family protein — MTGPGDPSSASACSVAFKEWAGICDALADGRQSILLRKGGIAEEGGRFVPEHPAFWLYPTRLHESQQGLRAEAPSQVQSPPGTVPLYVLAVAEVVLHLDRETDLATLGDLHIWTDETIQKRFHYRTPGIWVLGVRAYRPEAPIVLEVTPEQAGCKTWVPLDRPITTAGLVPVLEDASHALRMDRLRELAAVTR; from the coding sequence ATGACCGGACCGGGCGACCCCTCTTCAGCAAGTGCCTGCTCCGTCGCCTTCAAGGAGTGGGCCGGCATCTGCGACGCCCTCGCCGACGGCCGACAGTCGATCCTCCTCCGCAAAGGGGGCATCGCCGAGGAGGGCGGACGATTCGTCCCCGAGCACCCCGCCTTCTGGCTCTATCCCACGCGACTCCACGAGTCCCAGCAAGGGCTCCGCGCCGAAGCTCCCAGCCAGGTCCAGTCGCCCCCCGGCACCGTCCCGCTCTACGTCCTGGCCGTCGCCGAGGTCGTCCTCCATCTCGACCGCGAAACCGACCTGGCCACGCTGGGCGACCTCCACATCTGGACCGACGAGACGATCCAGAAGCGATTCCACTACCGGACGCCCGGCATCTGGGTCCTCGGCGTCCGTGCTTATCGTCCCGAAGCCCCGATCGTCCTCGAAGTCACCCCCGAGCAGGCCGGCTGCAAGACCTGGGTCCCGCTCGATCGGCCCATCACAACCGCGGGGCTCGTCCCGGTGCTCGAAGACGCGAGCCACGCCCTCAGGATGGATCGGCTCCGGGAACTCGCGGCGGTGACACGATGA
- a CDS encoding rhomboid family intramembrane serine protease, with protein sequence MTQAGPPEDDRFALWRAFPATSALAALWVAVYALMLLSRNTALAPGGGLVGPGGIDTATAWRFGDATAQAVWGEGQLWRAETAAFIHFSLLHIGMNLVALVQLGRMVESMYGPGPTLLIASLIAFIANVAASYGRIAFNDSPDTHFGGGSSVIMGLVGLLAIVGWRSGTAVGRYIARQMFAATAFIVILGIALPVVDNYGHACGALAGVLIGLFHRRLLRLSDGPLGRRCGVVAVASFVLAASLQYRGSSQPIPRPVELEARQDPSLNRPRQFNGLQLALVLYLNYAEQASRPTPVIVPNEALPPLSLLKLRRPPSRKFPKRILREILRSTLAEWDDHLGNLRAPRPRPDADYDLAKQLLGRAISKPPTLEEAREFRTAIDRLAARTGIIPTPPARPVRKATERPLRQIPKIQE encoded by the coding sequence ATGACCCAGGCCGGCCCGCCAGAGGACGACCGCTTCGCCCTCTGGCGCGCGTTCCCGGCCACCTCCGCGCTGGCGGCCCTCTGGGTGGCCGTCTATGCGTTAATGCTGCTGAGCCGCAACACGGCGCTTGCGCCCGGAGGCGGGCTGGTCGGCCCCGGCGGGATCGACACCGCGACCGCATGGCGGTTCGGCGATGCCACGGCGCAGGCCGTCTGGGGAGAGGGGCAGCTCTGGCGTGCCGAGACGGCCGCCTTCATCCACTTCAGCCTGCTCCACATCGGCATGAACCTCGTGGCCCTGGTGCAACTCGGCCGGATGGTCGAGTCGATGTACGGCCCGGGACCGACCCTCCTGATCGCTTCCCTGATCGCCTTCATCGCCAACGTCGCCGCCTCGTACGGCCGGATCGCCTTCAACGACTCCCCCGACACCCATTTCGGCGGCGGCTCGTCGGTCATCATGGGGCTCGTCGGGCTGCTGGCCATCGTCGGCTGGCGTTCGGGCACGGCAGTCGGTCGATACATCGCCCGCCAGATGTTCGCCGCCACGGCGTTCATCGTCATCCTGGGCATCGCCCTGCCCGTGGTCGACAATTATGGCCACGCCTGCGGAGCCCTCGCCGGCGTTCTCATCGGGCTCTTCCACCGTCGGCTGCTGCGGCTTTCCGACGGCCCTCTAGGCCGACGATGCGGCGTCGTCGCCGTCGCTTCGTTCGTCCTGGCCGCCAGCCTGCAATATCGCGGCTCCTCGCAGCCGATCCCACGGCCAGTCGAGCTCGAGGCCCGGCAAGACCCGAGCCTCAATCGCCCCCGGCAGTTCAACGGCCTCCAGCTCGCCCTCGTCCTGTACTTGAACTACGCCGAACAGGCGTCCAGACCAACCCCCGTGATCGTCCCGAATGAGGCACTTCCCCCGCTCTCGCTCCTGAAGCTCCGAAGGCCCCCTTCGCGCAAGTTCCCCAAGCGAATCCTGCGCGAAATCCTCCGCTCAACCCTCGCGGAGTGGGACGACCACCTGGGCAATCTCCGGGCCCCTCGCCCGAGGCCCGATGCCGATTACGACCTCGCGAAGCAGCTCCTGGGCCGGGCCATCAGCAAGCCCCCCACCCTCGAAGAAGCCCGAGAATTCCGCACCGCCATCGACCGCCTCGCCGCCCGCACCGGCATCATCCCGACGCCGCCTGCCAGGCCGGTCCGCAAAGCGACAGAGCGCCCGTTGCGTCAGATTCCGAAGATCCAGGAGTAG
- a CDS encoding zinc-ribbon domain-containing protein, whose protein sequence is MPRLADLDDDAWDDEDDEDATAPCPRCHKEIYEDAERCPYCGAWVSREDARPARRPWWFIAGVIACFAIFYSWIFGI, encoded by the coding sequence ATGCCTCGCCTGGCCGATCTGGACGACGATGCCTGGGACGATGAAGACGACGAGGACGCCACTGCCCCTTGCCCCCGATGCCACAAGGAGATTTACGAAGACGCGGAACGCTGCCCCTATTGCGGAGCCTGGGTTTCTCGCGAGGATGCCCGGCCTGCGCGTCGCCCCTGGTGGTTCATCGCGGGGGTGATTGCCTGCTTCGCGATCTTCTACTCCTGGATCTTCGGAATCTGA